In Flavobacteriales bacterium, one genomic interval encodes:
- the murI gene encoding glutamate racemase: protein MGGLTVAKAIVKQLPQENLIYFGDTAHLPYGDKSPVAIRHYAEEITRYLLGKGCKAIVVACNTASAHAYKNVRKLTPDHIPVFDVIDPVVQHASKHHQNQKIGIIATKGTIGSGIYEKKLKKLNSKLKVVSAATPMLVPMIEESFMNQNVRQAILSAYLNQAKFTGIGALILGCTHYPLIIKDIRSILPREADIIDSASITAFAVRSKLEALQLINPSNKRPVRQFFVSDFTQAFEKLAKRFFGDQLNLRKADIWS from the coding sequence CCCATCTTCCGTATGGCGACAAGTCTCCTGTTGCAATACGGCATTACGCAGAGGAAATCACACGCTACCTATTGGGAAAGGGATGTAAGGCTATTGTAGTTGCGTGCAATACTGCATCCGCCCATGCCTATAAAAATGTACGGAAGCTGACTCCTGATCATATCCCGGTTTTTGATGTTATCGATCCCGTCGTACAACATGCATCAAAACACCATCAAAACCAGAAAATCGGCATCATAGCTACAAAAGGCACCATTGGATCAGGCATTTATGAGAAAAAGCTTAAGAAGCTCAATAGTAAGTTAAAAGTGGTTTCCGCTGCTACCCCTATGCTGGTACCGATGATCGAAGAATCTTTCATGAACCAGAATGTTCGCCAGGCGATTCTTAGCGCTTACCTCAACCAAGCCAAATTTACCGGAATTGGTGCGCTCATTCTCGGATGCACCCATTATCCATTGATTATAAAGGACATACGATCTATTTTGCCCAGGGAAGCGGATATCATTGATTCCGCTTCCATTACCGCGTTTGCCGTACGTTCAAAACTGGAAGCTCTTCAGCTTATAAACCCTTCAAACAAACGTCCAGTCCGACAGTTTTTTGTCTCTGACTTTACCCAGGCATTTGAGAAACTTGCCAAGCGTTTTTTCGGAGATCAGCTCAACCTGCGTAAGGCCGATATCTGGTCCTAG